The Methanomassiliicoccales archaeon genome has a segment encoding these proteins:
- a CDS encoding class II aldolase/adducin family protein — protein MNQAGMDVVRYGRLLYERGLTFGTGGNISARVGGNMIITPSGTCKGMLDPTELVNVDIATGKALSGRPSMETPFHLTVYRERADVNGVVHVHPRFCTALACAGVELTPGLTPEGLMVLGRRVPTVPYATPGSNDLAEALRAVVGGANAFLLQNHGAIAVGKDLKDAYHRLETLEFHAELQYRLLLLGKGKALPEAEIERILRD, from the coding sequence ATGAACCAGGCAGGTATGGACGTTGTGCGGTACGGACGATTGCTGTACGAGAGGGGACTGACGTTCGGGACCGGGGGGAACATCAGCGCTCGGGTCGGGGGGAACATGATCATCACGCCCTCCGGGACCTGCAAAGGGATGCTGGACCCTACCGAGCTGGTCAACGTGGACATAGCCACCGGAAAAGCCCTGAGCGGAAGACCATCGATGGAGACCCCTTTCCATCTGACGGTGTACAGGGAACGCGCGGACGTGAACGGTGTGGTGCACGTGCATCCCCGTTTCTGCACCGCCCTGGCCTGCGCCGGGGTGGAGCTGACCCCCGGATTGACCCCCGAGGGACTGATGGTGCTGGGCAGGCGCGTGCCGACCGTGCCGTACGCCACCCCGGGGTCGAACGACCTGGCCGAAGCGCTGAGAGCGGTGGTCGGAGGCGCCAACGCCTTCCTGCTGCAGAACCACGGCGCGATAGCTGTTGGCAAGGACCTCAAGGACGCCTACCACCGCCTGGAGACCCTGGAGTTTCACGCCGAGCTGCAGTATCGCTTGCTGCTGCTGGGAAAAGGGAAGGCGCTGCCAGAGGCGGAGATCGAACGTATCCTGAGGGACTGA
- the mtnA gene encoding S-methyl-5-thioribose-1-phosphate isomerase, producing MRILIDGEAKDTRAVWFENGTVRMIDQRILPHRVSVVDLTDHHQVAEAIRDMTVRGAPAIGVSAAYGMLLAANNHEDLPAAAKELKSTRPTAFDLFFAVDHMLARLESGADPVRAAEDYANNIVERCRMIGVHGEPLIKDGARIMTHCNAGALATVDWGTALAPIREAWRKGKDIFVYVSETRPRLQGMKLTAFELLNEGIPHAIIPDSASGHFLREGVDLVIVGADRIAANGDFANKIGTYEKAVLAKELGVPFYTAAPLSTFDLSIARGQDIPIEYRGEEEVTMIDGVRIAPQGCKALNPGFDVTPGRYLKGIITESGVLSPGEISKKLKGAKL from the coding sequence ATGAGGATACTCATTGACGGCGAGGCCAAGGACACGCGGGCGGTCTGGTTCGAGAACGGGACGGTCCGTATGATCGACCAAAGGATACTACCTCATCGAGTCTCGGTCGTCGATCTCACTGACCATCACCAAGTGGCCGAGGCCATCCGCGATATGACCGTCCGGGGCGCCCCGGCTATCGGTGTGTCCGCGGCGTACGGGATGCTTCTGGCCGCCAATAACCATGAGGACCTGCCGGCGGCGGCGAAGGAGCTGAAAAGCACCAGGCCGACGGCCTTCGACCTGTTCTTCGCCGTGGACCACATGCTGGCCCGTCTGGAATCTGGCGCTGACCCGGTCAGGGCGGCGGAGGATTACGCCAATAACATCGTGGAACGATGCCGGATGATCGGCGTTCACGGAGAGCCGTTGATCAAGGACGGGGCTCGCATCATGACCCATTGCAACGCCGGAGCCCTGGCCACCGTGGACTGGGGCACCGCCCTGGCGCCCATACGTGAGGCTTGGCGCAAGGGGAAGGACATCTTCGTCTACGTTTCCGAGACCCGGCCCCGGCTGCAGGGCATGAAACTGACAGCCTTCGAACTGTTGAACGAGGGCATACCGCACGCCATCATTCCGGACAGTGCCTCCGGCCATTTCCTAAGGGAGGGCGTGGACCTGGTGATCGTGGGGGCGGACCGCATCGCCGCTAATGGCGATTTCGCCAACAAGATAGGGACGTACGAGAAGGCGGTCCTGGCCAAGGAGCTGGGCGTGCCTTTCTACACCGCCGCTCCTCTCTCGACCTTCGACCTCTCCATCGCCCGGGGCCAGGACATACCCATCGAATATCGTGGAGAAGAGGAGGTCACGATGATCGACGGGGTGCGCATCGCCCCTCAGGGCTGCAAGGCCTTGAACCCCGGGTTCGATGTGACCCCTGGCCGGTACCTGAAGGGCATAATCACCGAATCGGGCGTGCTCAGCCCGGGCGAGATATCTAAGAAGTTGAAGGGGGCCAAATTATGA
- a CDS encoding sulfurtransferase TusA family protein, with protein sequence MATVYLDTLGKKCPQPILEVAVRSKQMKPGDVLEVISDCESFHGDVGPWCKKTGRTLLFVGEMGGGKWKAQIQF encoded by the coding sequence ATGGCAACGGTGTATCTTGATACGCTGGGCAAGAAATGCCCTCAGCCCATTCTGGAGGTGGCGGTCAGATCCAAGCAAATGAAACCCGGCGATGTGCTGGAGGTAATCTCGGATTGCGAATCCTTCCACGGGGACGTCGGGCCTTGGTGCAAGAAGACTGGCAGGACCTTACTGTTCGTAGGTGAAATGGGCGGAGGCAAGTGGAAAGCTCAGATCCAATTCTGA
- a CDS encoding hydrogenase iron-sulfur subunit yields the protein MSDTFQPRIVGFLCNWCSYAGADLAGANRLLVPSSITPIRVMCSSRLDPTLVLNALLRGADGVLVAGCHPGDCHYGEGNYYARRRLFLLKEVLASLGLEEDRFRLEWVSASEGKRFSEVAIDFDRRIREIGPNPIRQTAYT from the coding sequence ATGAGTGATACATTCCAGCCACGTATAGTTGGGTTTCTATGCAATTGGTGCTCCTACGCCGGGGCCGACCTGGCCGGAGCGAACCGCCTTCTAGTGCCCTCCAGTATAACGCCCATAAGGGTGATGTGCTCCAGCCGCCTGGACCCCACCTTGGTCCTGAACGCCCTGCTCAGAGGGGCCGATGGAGTCCTCGTGGCCGGATGTCATCCAGGTGATTGCCATTACGGGGAAGGTAACTACTACGCCCGCCGCCGCCTGTTCTTGCTCAAGGAAGTGCTGGCCTCCCTGGGCCTGGAAGAGGACCGATTTAGGCTGGAATGGGTCTCGGCCTCGGAGGGGAAACGCTTCTCCGAGGTGGCCATCGACTTCGACCGACGTATCCGGGAGATAGGACCCAATCCCATACGCCAGACGGCATACACCTGA
- a CDS encoding inorganic phosphate transporter → MAVEQFLYLGSTVIAIALLFDFTNGFHDSANAIATVVSTKVLSPGKAVAMAAILNFLAALVGIVGSVSVAATMTKILHLENFGYAQAHTVLIVMMAGVLAAIIWNIITWLLGLPTSSSHALIGGIIGAGMVSAGLGAVQWPTLLQIVIFMIVSPLIGMLFGFLLMTGMLWLVRKRTPQIINNYFKRLQLLSAALFSFSHGLNDAQKTMGIIATTLWCMGWYGAAADPKHLQIEIFVIIGAHIAIALGTLMGGWRIVKTMGSKITRLDPIHGFCAETAGAGAIIGTSLMGIPISTTHVISTSIIGVGATRRISAVRWGVARSIAWAWLLTIPCAALVGALIYYGAAAFL, encoded by the coding sequence ATGGCCGTCGAGCAGTTCCTGTACCTGGGATCAACTGTCATCGCCATCGCCCTGTTGTTCGATTTTACCAATGGTTTCCATGATTCGGCCAACGCCATAGCCACGGTCGTCTCGACGAAGGTGCTGTCGCCTGGGAAGGCGGTGGCCATGGCGGCCATCTTAAACTTCCTCGCGGCCTTGGTCGGCATCGTAGGCAGCGTATCGGTCGCGGCGACCATGACCAAGATCCTGCATCTGGAGAATTTCGGCTATGCCCAGGCGCATACGGTGCTGATCGTCATGATGGCCGGTGTGCTGGCCGCCATCATATGGAACATCATCACCTGGCTTTTAGGATTGCCAACTTCCTCGTCCCATGCGCTGATAGGCGGGATCATAGGGGCGGGTATGGTATCCGCAGGGCTCGGCGCCGTACAGTGGCCGACCCTTTTACAAATAGTGATATTCATGATCGTGTCGCCGCTGATCGGGATGCTCTTCGGCTTCCTGTTGATGACGGGAATGCTATGGCTCGTGCGCAAGAGGACGCCACAAATTATCAACAACTATTTCAAAAGGTTACAGCTCCTCAGTGCGGCCCTTTTCAGCTTCAGCCACGGCCTCAATGATGCCCAGAAGACGATGGGGATCATCGCCACCACCCTCTGGTGCATGGGTTGGTACGGTGCGGCGGCCGACCCCAAACACCTTCAAATCGAGATCTTCGTCATAATAGGGGCTCATATAGCAATCGCGTTAGGCACATTGATGGGCGGCTGGCGAATAGTCAAGACCATGGGCAGTAAGATCACCCGTCTCGACCCCATCCACGGCTTCTGCGCGGAGACCGCAGGTGCGGGAGCCATCATCGGGACCTCGCTCATGGGCATTCCCATAAGCACGACACACGTGATCTCAACGTCCATAATCGGCGTCGGCGCGACCAGGCGGATAAGCGCAGTACGGTGGGGAGTTGCTAGGAGCATCGCTTGGGCGTGGCTCCTCACGATCCCATGCGCTGCGCTGGTCGGGGCCCTGATCTATTACGGAGCTGCAGCGTTCCTATGA
- a CDS encoding FAD-dependent oxidoreductase has protein sequence MTKLDVLVIGAGIGGLQASQLLSKAGHQVHLVERTAHIGGTSVKFENVFPNLECATCMLSPLEQELLQDPNVHILTLTEVAGLEGGPGDLTVKLRQRARYVSMDNCIGCAACFDVCPVSASNEFEESLSQRKAIYLPCAGALPNVPRIDPEVCLRFKGQECSTCQEACAFEAIEYEQKDQEIELKVGAVLVAVGCGTMDLKKLPQFSYDSLPEVFSALEFERLYASNGPTAGQVQLRDGRVPSRIALVHCVGRKEEMICSGVCCRYLLKFRHYLRVKLPDTEVLEFHSDLCLPNKGDQRFMAEMAPDGQGMIRAEVTRVKGAGGSLKVFHRSSAGEGCEQVDMVVLAPALVPPEGTEGLSKVLGLELASDGFLAGDGVLSSRPGVFILGGARGPKDIRETVAEALAAAGEAMRCAEREGPE, from the coding sequence ATGACCAAGCTCGACGTGCTCGTGATCGGCGCCGGTATCGGCGGTCTGCAGGCCAGCCAGCTTCTCAGCAAGGCCGGACACCAGGTGCATCTAGTGGAGAGGACGGCACACATCGGCGGGACGAGCGTCAAGTTCGAGAACGTCTTCCCTAACCTGGAATGTGCCACCTGCATGCTATCCCCCCTGGAGCAGGAACTGCTGCAGGACCCGAACGTGCACATTCTCACCTTGACCGAGGTGGCGGGCCTGGAGGGCGGTCCGGGCGATCTCACCGTTAAGCTACGTCAAAGAGCGAGGTACGTAAGCATGGACAACTGCATCGGCTGCGCAGCCTGCTTCGACGTCTGCCCAGTCTCCGCCAGCAACGAGTTCGAGGAAAGTCTGTCGCAGCGCAAGGCCATCTACCTCCCCTGTGCGGGGGCGTTACCGAACGTCCCGCGCATCGACCCGGAGGTCTGCCTGCGTTTCAAGGGGCAGGAGTGCTCGACATGCCAAGAAGCCTGCGCCTTCGAGGCCATAGAGTACGAGCAGAAGGATCAGGAAATAGAACTGAAGGTCGGGGCGGTCCTGGTGGCCGTGGGGTGCGGGACCATGGACCTCAAGAAGCTCCCCCAGTTCTCCTACGATTCCCTTCCAGAGGTCTTCAGCGCCCTGGAGTTCGAACGCCTCTACGCCTCCAATGGGCCCACCGCTGGACAGGTGCAGTTGCGCGACGGCCGCGTGCCATCCCGGATCGCGCTGGTCCATTGCGTGGGAAGGAAGGAAGAGATGATCTGTTCCGGCGTCTGCTGCCGCTACCTCCTGAAGTTCAGGCACTACCTAAGGGTCAAGCTACCGGACACCGAGGTGCTGGAGTTCCACAGCGACCTCTGCCTGCCCAACAAAGGCGACCAGCGGTTCATGGCGGAGATGGCCCCGGACGGCCAGGGCATGATAAGGGCCGAGGTGACCAGGGTCAAGGGTGCGGGCGGATCGCTCAAGGTTTTCCATCGTTCATCTGCTGGAGAAGGGTGCGAACAGGTGGACATGGTGGTGCTGGCGCCGGCGCTGGTCCCTCCGGAAGGCACAGAAGGGTTGAGCAAGGTACTGGGCCTGGAACTGGCCTCCGACGGTTTCCTGGCCGGGGACGGCGTCCTTTCCAGCCGTCCCGGGGTGTTCATCCTGGGGGGCGCCCGGGGACCCAAGGACATCCGGGAGACGGTGGCCGAGGCATTAGCCGCGGCCGGAGAGGCCATGCGCTGCGCTG
- a CDS encoding DsrE/DsrF/DrsH-like family protein has product MAKVAIIVNSTEPRCVYPPFLLGSSAQAIGDEVILFFTPGGSLILKTGELEKLKAKGLPDMEDLVKKFHMLGGKVYICALALEAKDIKKEELRKDVMIMGATEFMTMASGCTVTFSF; this is encoded by the coding sequence ATGGCAAAAGTAGCAATAATTGTAAACAGCACGGAGCCGAGATGCGTTTACCCGCCTTTTCTTCTGGGGTCGAGCGCTCAGGCGATTGGAGACGAAGTAATATTGTTCTTCACACCGGGTGGATCCCTGATTCTGAAGACGGGCGAACTGGAGAAGCTGAAGGCCAAGGGACTTCCAGACATGGAGGACCTCGTCAAGAAGTTCCACATGTTGGGCGGGAAGGTCTACATCTGCGCACTAGCCTTGGAAGCCAAGGACATCAAGAAAGAGGAGCTCAGGAAAGATGTAATGATCATGGGAGCTACCGAATTCATGACCATGGCCAGTGGATGCACCGTCACTTTCTCGTTCTGA
- a CDS encoding ArsR family transcriptional regulator, with amino-acid sequence MRQKILSELQRRDLSLSEIAVLTGKAQSTLSVHLDKMVKEGLIGYRDDPQDNRRKIFYVISRLVGSSVVPREELKKAVSNTIGRSIGSTSTFLKGTIRSIVIGMEAIGFNMDPILKDIGRQIGAEVSTRMKSNDVEGLIHEVKDFYALHELGDVVVYSLHPVTLIIKDEYDCSKAPDVGKTLCLLNEGILESIFEERLHMPLRVVEKDTFGAGFNMCKYVIEPSL; translated from the coding sequence GTGCGGCAAAAGATCTTGAGCGAGCTCCAACGCCGGGACCTGAGCCTGAGCGAGATCGCCGTCCTTACCGGCAAGGCCCAAAGCACCCTCTCGGTCCACCTGGACAAGATGGTCAAGGAAGGTTTGATCGGTTACCGGGACGATCCCCAAGACAACCGCCGGAAGATATTCTATGTCATTTCCAGGCTAGTTGGCTCGTCGGTTGTCCCCCGGGAGGAGCTGAAAAAGGCCGTATCCAACACCATCGGTCGCTCCATAGGCTCCACCAGTACTTTCCTCAAGGGAACCATACGTTCCATCGTCATCGGGATGGAGGCCATCGGGTTTAACATGGACCCCATCCTGAAAGACATCGGCCGACAGATAGGGGCCGAGGTCTCCACGCGCATGAAGTCCAATGACGTCGAAGGCCTGATACACGAGGTCAAGGATTTCTATGCGCTGCACGAGCTGGGGGACGTCGTGGTCTACTCCCTGCATCCGGTGACCCTGATAATCAAGGACGAGTACGACTGTTCTAAGGCTCCGGACGTCGGTAAGACGCTGTGCCTGCTCAACGAGGGCATACTAGAGTCCATCTTCGAGGAGAGGCTCCACATGCCCCTGCGCGTGGTGGAGAAGGACACGTTCGGAGCGGGCTTCAACATGTGCAAGTACGTCATCGAGCCTTCGTTGTAA
- a CDS encoding DUF47 family protein has translation MTLRSYLGLGCETLALSWLIPQEKKFFDMLVEQSANVMEGVKYLNSIMSNFTDLEQKALNLNRMENKGDNMVHHIHDELNKTYITPIDREDIVALTSSLDDILDCVDDVADKIVMFKIKEPTRSMVELVRNLTMAMEEVDTAVHTLKGMKDPKNTKSCCVEIHRLEHEGDTLYRKAIADLFDTEEAKDIIKLKELYTNIETAADRCEDVADVINGILIKYA, from the coding sequence ATGACTCTCCGCTCCTATCTGGGATTAGGTTGTGAGACATTAGCCCTCTCTTGGCTCATTCCGCAGGAAAAGAAGTTTTTCGATATGCTGGTTGAGCAGAGCGCCAACGTCATGGAGGGCGTCAAGTACCTCAACTCAATAATGAGCAATTTCACCGATCTGGAGCAGAAGGCGCTCAACCTGAACAGGATGGAGAACAAGGGGGACAACATGGTCCATCATATACATGATGAATTGAACAAGACCTACATTACCCCCATCGACCGTGAGGACATCGTAGCGCTCACCTCATCCCTGGACGACATACTCGACTGCGTGGACGACGTGGCCGACAAAATCGTAATGTTCAAGATAAAAGAGCCCACTAGATCGATGGTCGAGCTGGTGCGCAATCTCACCATGGCCATGGAGGAGGTGGACACGGCCGTTCACACCCTCAAGGGCATGAAGGACCCCAAGAACACCAAGTCCTGCTGCGTCGAGATACACCGTCTCGAGCACGAGGGGGACACGTTATACAGGAAGGCCATCGCCGATCTGTTCGATACCGAAGAAGCCAAGGACATAATAAAGCTCAAGGAACTGTACACCAACATCGAGACCGCGGCGGACAGGTGCGAGGATGTTGCTGACGTTATAAACGGCATCCTTATCAAATACGCCTGA